In one window of Escherichia coli DSM 30083 = JCM 1649 = ATCC 11775 DNA:
- the fixB gene encoding electron transfer flavoprotein subunit alpha/FixB family protein, whose protein sequence is MNTFSQVWVFSDTPSRLPELMNGAQALANQINTFVLNDADGTQAIQLGANHVWKLSGKPDERMIEDYAGVMADTIRQHGADGLVLLPNTRRGKLLAAKLGYRLNAAVSNDASAVSVQDGKATVKHMVYGGLAIGEERIATPYAVLTISSGTFDAAQPDASRTGETHTVEWQAPAVAITRTATQARQSNSVDLDKARLVVSVGRGIGSKENIALAEQLCKAIGAELACSRPVAENEKWMEHERYVGISNLMLKPELYLAVGISGQIQHMVGANASQTIFAINKDKNAPIFQYADYGIVGDAVKILPALTVALAR, encoded by the coding sequence ATGAACACGTTTTCTCAAGTCTGGGTATTCAGCGATACCCCTTCTCGTCTGCCGGAACTGATGAACGGTGCGCAGGCTTTAGCTAATCAAATCAACACGTTCGTCCTCAATGATGCCGACGGCACACAGGCAATCCAGCTCGGCGCTAATCATGTCTGGAAATTAAGCGGCAAACCGGACGAGCGGATGATCGAAGATTACGCCGGTGTCATGGCTGACACTATTCGCCAGCACGGCGCAGACGGTCTGGTGCTGTTGCCAAACACCCGTCGCGGCAAATTACTGGCGGCGAAACTGGGTTACCGCCTTAACGCGGCGGTGTCTAACGATGCCAGCGCTGTTAGCGTGCAGGACGGTAAAGCGACAGTGAAACACATGGTTTACGGCGGTCTGGCGATTGGCGAAGAACGCATTGCCACGCCGTATGCGGTACTGACCATCAGCAGCGGCACGTTCGATGCGGCTCAGCCAGACGCGTCACGCACTGGCGAAACGCACACCGTGGAGTGGCAGGCTCCGGCTGTGGCGATTACCCGCACGGCAACCCAGGCGCGTCAGAGCAACAGCGTCGATCTCGACAAAGCCCGCCTGGTGGTCAGCGTTGGTCGCGGTATTGGCAGCAAAGAGAACATTGCGCTGGCAGAACAGCTTTGCAAGGCGATAGGTGCGGAGTTGGCCTGTTCTCGTCCGGTGGCGGAAAACGAAAAATGGATGGAGCACGAACGCTATGTCGGTATCTCCAACCTGATGCTGAAACCTGAACTGTACCTGGCGGTGGGGATCTCCGGGCAGATCCAGCACATGGTTGGCGCTAATGCGTCGCAAACCATTTTCGCCATCAACAAAGATAAAAATGCGCCGATCTTCCAGTACGCGGATTACGGCATTGTTGGCGACGCCGTGAAGATCCTTCCGGCACTGACCGTAGCTTTAGCGCGTTGA
- the fixA gene encoding electron transfer flavoprotein FixA — protein sequence MKIITCYKCVPDEQDIAVNNADGSLDFSKADAKISQYDLNAIEAACQLKQQAAEAQVTALSVGGKALTNAKGRKDVLSRGPDELIVVIDDQFEQALPQQTASVLAAAAQKAGFDLILCGDGSSDLYAQQVGLLVGEILNIPAVNGVSKIISLTADTLTVERELEDETETLSIPLPAVVAVSTDINSPQIPSMKAILGAAKKPVQVWSAADIGFNAEAAWSEQQVAAPKQRERQRIVIEGDGEEQIAAFAENLRKVI from the coding sequence ATGAAGATTATTACTTGCTATAAGTGCGTGCCTGATGAACAGGATATTGCGGTCAATAATGCTGATGGTTCGTTAGACTTCAGCAAAGCCGATGCCAAAATAAGCCAATACGATCTCAACGCTATTGAAGCGGCTTGCCAGCTAAAGCAACAGGCAGCAGAGGCGCAGGTGACGGCCTTAAGTGTGGGCGGTAAAGCCCTGACCAACGCCAAAGGGCGTAAAGATGTGCTATCGCGCGGTCCGGATGAACTGATTGTGGTGATTGATGACCAGTTCGAGCAGGCACTGCCGCAACAAACGGCGAGCGTACTGGCTGCAGCCGCTCAGAAAGCAGGCTTTGATTTGATCCTCTGTGGCGATGGTTCTTCCGACCTTTATGCCCAGCAGGTTGGTTTGCTGGTAGGCGAAATCCTTAATATTCCGGCAGTTAACGGCGTCAGCAAAATTATCTCCCTGACTGCAGATACCCTCACCGTTGAGCGCGAACTGGAAGATGAAACAGAAACCTTAAGCATTCCGCTGCCTGCGGTTGTTGCTGTTTCCACTGATATCAACTCCCCACAAATTCCTTCGATGAAAGCCATTCTCGGCGCGGCGAAAAAGCCAGTCCAGGTATGGTCGGCGGCGGATATCGGTTTTAACGCAGAGGCAGCCTGGTCAGAACAACAGGTTGCCGCGCCGAAACAGCGCGAGCGTCAGCGCATCGTGATTGAAGGCGACGGCGAAGAACAGATCGCCGCATTTGCTGAAAATCTTCGCAAAGTCATTTAA
- the caiT gene encoding L-carnitine/gamma-butyrobetaine antiporter, whose translation MKNEKRKTGIEPKVFFPPLIIVGILCWLTVRDLDAANVVINAVFSYVTNVWGWAFEWYMVVMLFGWFWLVFGPYAKKRLGNEPPEFSTASWIFMMFASCTSAAVLFWGSIEIYYYISTPPFGLEPNSTGAKELGLAYSLFHWGPLPWATYSFLSVAFAYFFFVRKMEVIRPSSTLVPLVGEKHAKGLFGTIVDNFYLVALIFAMGTSLGLATPLVTECMQWLFGIPHTLQLDAIIITCWIILNAICVACGLQKGVRIASDVRSYLSFLMLGWVFIVSGASFIMNYFTDSVGMLLMYLPRMLFYTDPIAKGGFPQGWTVFYWAWWVIYAIQMSIFLARISRGRTVRELCFGMVLGLTASTWILWTVLGSNTLLLIDKNIINIPNLIEQYGVARAIIETWAALPLSTATMWGFFILCFIATVTLVNACSYTLAMSTCREVRDGEEPPLLVRIGWSILVGIIGIVLLALGGLKPIQTAIIAGGCPLFFVNIMVTLSFIKDAKQNWKD comes from the coding sequence ATGAAGAATGAAAAGAGAAAAACGGGAATAGAACCGAAGGTTTTCTTTCCGCCGTTAATAATCGTCGGCATACTTTGTTGGCTTACAGTCAGAGATCTGGATGCGGCGAATGTCGTTATTAATGCTGTATTCAGTTACGTCACCAATGTATGGGGATGGGCATTTGAATGGTATATGGTGGTGATGCTTTTCGGCTGGTTCTGGCTGGTGTTTGGCCCGTATGCCAAAAAGCGTTTAGGTAACGAACCACCAGAATTTAGTACCGCCAGTTGGATCTTTATGATGTTCGCCTCCTGTACGTCTGCTGCCGTACTGTTCTGGGGATCGATTGAGATCTACTACTACATCTCCACCCCGCCGTTTGGCTTAGAACCGAACTCAACAGGCGCGAAAGAGTTGGGGCTGGCTTACAGCTTGTTCCACTGGGGACCTCTGCCGTGGGCCACTTACAGCTTCCTTTCAGTCGCCTTCGCTTACTTCTTCTTTGTCCGCAAAATGGAAGTGATTCGCCCCAGCTCCACCCTGGTGCCGCTGGTAGGTGAAAAACACGCCAAAGGGTTGTTCGGCACTATCGTCGACAACTTCTATCTCGTCGCCTTGATCTTCGCGATGGGTACCAGTCTGGGCCTTGCCACGCCGCTGGTGACCGAGTGTATGCAATGGTTGTTTGGCATTCCGCATACCCTGCAACTGGACGCTATCATCATTACCTGCTGGATTATCCTCAACGCCATTTGCGTCGCTTGCGGTCTGCAAAAAGGGGTACGTATCGCCAGTGACGTGCGTAGTTACCTGAGCTTCCTGATGCTGGGTTGGGTGTTCATCGTCAGCGGTGCCAGCTTCATCATGAACTACTTCACCGATTCGGTGGGGATGTTACTGATGTATCTGCCGCGCATGTTGTTCTATACCGATCCCATCGCTAAAGGCGGCTTCCCGCAGGGCTGGACCGTGTTCTACTGGGCATGGTGGGTGATTTACGCTATCCAGATGAGCATCTTCCTCGCCCGCATCTCCCGTGGTCGTACCGTGCGTGAACTGTGCTTCGGCATGGTGCTGGGGCTGACAGCGTCAACCTGGATCCTGTGGACTGTACTCGGTAGTAACACTCTGCTGTTGATAGATAAAAACATCATCAACATTCCAAATCTGATCGAACAGTACGGTGTGGCGCGCGCCATCATCGAAACCTGGGCCGCTCTGCCACTCAGCACCGCCACCATGTGGGGCTTCTTCATCCTCTGCTTTATTGCCACCGTTACGCTGGTTAACGCCTGCTCTTATACCCTGGCGATGTCCACTTGCCGCGAAGTACGCGATGGTGAAGAACCCCCGCTGCTGGTGCGTATCGGCTGGTCAATTCTGGTTGGCATTATCGGTATTGTTCTGCTGGCGCTCGGCGGCCTGAAACCGATTCAAACCGCCATTATCGCCGGAGGATGCCCGCTGTTCTTCGTCAACATCATGGTGACGCTCTCCTTTATTAAAGACGCGAAACAGAACTGGAAAGATTAA
- the caiA gene encoding crotonobetainyl-CoA dehydrogenase, with protein MDFNLNDEQELFVAGIRELMASENWEAYFAECDRDSVYPERFVKALADMGIDSLLIPEEHGGLDAGFVTLAAVWMELGRLGAPTYVLYQLPGGFNTFLREGTQEQIDKIMAFRGTGKQMWNSAITEPGAGSDVGSLKTTYTRRNGKIYLNGSKCFITSSAYTPYIVVMARDGASPDKPVYTEWFVDMSKPGIKVTKLEKLGLRMDSCCEITFDDVELDEKDMFGREGNGFNRVKEEFDHERFLVALTNYGTAMCAFEDAARYANQRVQFGEAIGRFQLIQEKFAHMAIKLNSMKNMLYEAAWKADNGTITSGDAAMCKYFCANAAFEVVDSAMQVLGGVGIAGNHRISRFWRDLRVDRVSGGSDEMQILTLGRAVLKQYR; from the coding sequence ATGGATTTTAATTTAAATGATGAGCAGGAACTGTTTGTCGCCGGTATCCGCGAACTGATGGCCAGCGAAAACTGGGAGGCCTATTTTGCCGAGTGCGACCGTGACAGCGTCTACCCGGAACGTTTTGTCAAAGCCCTGGCGGATATGGGTATCGACAGTCTGCTGATCCCTGAAGAGCACGGTGGTCTGGACGCGGGGTTTGTTACTCTCGCCGCCGTGTGGATGGAACTGGGTCGTCTGGGAGCGCCAACTTACGTGCTGTATCAGTTACCGGGCGGGTTTAACACCTTCCTGCGTGAAGGTACGCAAGAGCAGATCGACAAGATTATGGCTTTCCGCGGCACCGGTAAGCAGATGTGGAACTCAGCAATTACCGAACCGGGCGCAGGCTCCGACGTGGGTAGCCTGAAAACGACTTATACCCGTAGAAATGGTAAGATTTATCTTAATGGTAGTAAGTGTTTTATTACCAGCAGCGCCTACACCCCGTACATCGTGGTGATGGCGCGCGACGGGGCTTCTCCGGACAAACCTGTCTACACCGAATGGTTTGTTGATATGAGCAAACCGGGCATCAAAGTGACCAAACTTGAAAAGCTCGGTCTGCGTATGGATAGCTGCTGTGAAATCACCTTTGACGACGTGGAACTGGACGAGAAAGACATGTTCGGTCGGGAAGGTAACGGCTTTAACCGCGTCAAAGAAGAGTTCGACCATGAACGTTTCCTGGTAGCCCTGACCAACTACGGTACGGCGATGTGCGCCTTTGAAGATGCGGCGCGCTACGCCAACCAGCGTGTGCAGTTTGGCGAGGCTATTGGTCGTTTCCAGTTGATTCAGGAAAAATTCGCCCACATGGCGATCAAATTAAACTCCATGAAAAACATGCTGTATGAAGCAGCGTGGAAAGCAGACAACGGCACCATCACCTCTGGCGATGCAGCGATGTGCAAATACTTCTGCGCCAATGCGGCATTTGAAGTGGTGGATAGCGCAATGCAGGTGCTGGGCGGTGTCGGGATTGCGGGCAACCACCGCATCAGCCGCTTCTGGCGTGACCTGCGTGTAGACCGCGTTTCCGGAGGATCTGACGAAATGCAGATCCTGACGCTGGGTCGCGCGGTGCTGAAGCAATACCGTTAA
- the caiB gene encoding L-carnitine CoA-transferase — MDHLPMPKFGPLAGLRVVFSGIEIAGPFAGQMFAEWGAEVIWIENVAWADTIRVQPNYPQLSRRNLHALSLNIFKDEGREAFLKLMETTDIFIEASKGPAFARRGITDEVLWQHNPKLVIAHLSGFGQYGTEEYTNLPAYNTIAQAFSGYLIQNGDVDQPMPAFPYTADYFSGLTATTAALAALHKVRETGKGESIDIAMYEVMLRMGQYFMMDYFNGGEMCPRMTKGKDPYYAGCGLYKCADGYIVMELVGITQIAECFKDIGLAHLLGTPEIPEGTQLIHRIECPYGPLVEEKLDAWLAAHTIAEVKERFAELNIACAKVLTVPELESNPQYVARESITQWQTMDGRTCKGPNIMPKFKNNPGQIWRGMPSHGMDTAAILKNIGYSENDIQELVSKGLAKVED, encoded by the coding sequence ATGGATCATCTACCCATGCCGAAATTCGGGCCGCTGGCCGGATTACGCGTTGTCTTCTCCGGTATCGAAATCGCCGGGCCGTTCGCCGGACAAATGTTCGCAGAATGGGGGGCGGAAGTTATCTGGATCGAGAACGTCGCCTGGGCCGACACCATTCGCGTTCAACCGAACTACCCGCAGCTCTCCCGCCGCAATTTGCATGCGCTGTCGTTAAATATTTTCAAAGATGAAGGGCGCGAAGCGTTTCTGAAATTAATGGAAACCACCGATATCTTCATCGAAGCCAGTAAAGGTCCGGCCTTTGCCCGTCGTGGCATTACCGATGAAGTCCTGTGGCAGCACAACCCAAAACTGGTTATCGCTCACCTTTCCGGTTTTGGTCAGTATGGCACCGAGGAGTACACCAATCTTCCGGCCTATAACACTATCGCCCAGGCCTTCAGTGGTTACCTGATTCAGAACGGTGATGTTGACCAGCCAATGCCTGCCTTCCCGTATACCGCCGATTACTTTTCTGGCCTGACCGCCACCACGGCGGCGCTGGCAGCACTGCATAAAGTGCGTGAAACCGGTAAAGGCGAAAGCATCGACATCGCCATGTATGAAGTGATGCTGCGTATGGGCCAGTACTTCATGATGGATTACTTCAACGGCGGCGAAATGTGCCCGCGCATGACCAAAGGTAAAGATCCCTACTACGCCGGTTGCGGTCTGTATAAATGCGCCGACGGCTACATCGTGATGGAACTGGTGGGCATTACTCAAATTGCAGAGTGCTTTAAAGATATTGGCCTCGCACATCTGCTCGGTACGCCGGAAATCCCGGAAGGCACTCAGCTTATCCACCGTATCGAATGCCCTTACGGCCCACTGGTAGAAGAGAAACTCGATGCCTGGCTGGCGGCACATACCATCGCAGAAGTTAAAGAACGCTTTGCCGAACTGAATATCGCCTGTGCCAAAGTACTGACCGTGCCGGAACTGGAAAGCAATCCACAGTATGTGGCTCGCGAATCAATCACTCAGTGGCAAACGATGGATGGTCGCACCTGCAAAGGGCCGAATATCATGCCGAAATTCAAAAATAACCCCGGACAAATCTGGCGCGGAATGCCCTCACATGGCATGGACACGGCTGCCATTTTGAAAAATATCGGCTACAGCGAAAACGACATTCAGGAGTTGGTCAGCAAAGGTCTGGCCAAAGTTGAGGACTAA
- the caiC gene encoding crotonobetaine/carnitine-CoA ligase — protein sequence MDIIGGQHLRQMWDDLADVYGHKTALICESSGGVVNRYSYLELNQEINRTANLFYTLGIRKGDKVALHLDNCPEFIFCWFGLAKIGAIMVPINARLLREESTWILQNSQACLLVTSAQFYPMYQQIQQEDASQLRHICLIDMALPADDGVSSFTQLKNQQPATLCYAPPLSTDDTAEILFTSGTTSRPKGVVITHYNLRFAGYYSAWQCALRDDDVYLTVMPAFHIDCQCTAAMAAFSAGATFVLVEKYSARAFWGQVQKYRATITECIPMMIRTLMVQPPSANDRQHRLREVMFYLNLSEQEKDAFCERFGVRLLTSYGMTETIVGIIGDRPGDKRRWPSIGRAGFCYEAEIRDDHNRPLPAGELGEICIKGVPGKTIFKEYFLNPKATAKVLEADGWLHTGDTGYRDEEGFFYFVDRRCNMIKRGGENVSCVELENIIATHPKIQDIVVVGIKDSIRDEAIKAFVVLNEGETLSEEEFFCFCEQNMAKFKVPSYLEIRKDLPRNCSGKIIRKNLK from the coding sequence ATGGATATCATTGGCGGACAACATCTACGTCAAATGTGGGACGATCTGGCGGACGTTTACGGTCATAAAACGGCGCTGATTTGTGAATCCAGCGGCGGAGTCGTTAACCGGTATAGTTATCTTGAGTTAAATCAGGAGATTAACCGCACGGCAAACCTGTTTTATACGCTGGGGATTCGCAAAGGCGACAAGGTTGCTCTACATCTCGACAACTGCCCGGAATTTATCTTTTGCTGGTTCGGGCTGGCAAAAATTGGCGCGATTATGGTGCCAATTAACGCCCGCCTGTTGCGCGAAGAAAGCACGTGGATCCTGCAAAATAGCCAGGCGTGCCTGCTGGTGACCAGTGCGCAATTTTATCCTATGTATCAACAGATTCAGCAGGAAGATGCCTCTCAGTTGCGGCACATTTGCCTGATAGATATGGCACTTCCCGCTGATGATGGCGTGAGTTCGTTTACTCAACTGAAAAATCAACAACCTGCCACCTTGTGCTATGCACCGCCGCTATCGACTGACGATACGGCGGAAATTCTCTTCACCTCCGGCACTACCTCCCGACCGAAAGGGGTGGTGATTACCCATTACAACCTGCGCTTCGCTGGATATTACTCCGCCTGGCAGTGTGCACTGCGTGACGATGACGTCTACCTGACGGTAATGCCTGCGTTTCATATCGATTGCCAGTGTACTGCGGCGATGGCGGCGTTTTCTGCCGGGGCCACCTTTGTGCTGGTCGAGAAATACAGCGCCCGCGCCTTCTGGGGACAGGTGCAGAAGTACCGCGCCACCATTACCGAATGTATTCCGATGATGATTCGTACGTTGATGGTGCAGCCGCCTTCAGCGAACGATCGGCAACACCGCCTGCGGGAAGTGATGTTTTATCTCAACTTGTCGGAACAGGAAAAAGACGCGTTTTGTGAACGCTTCGGCGTTCGCTTGCTGACGTCTTATGGGATGACGGAAACCATTGTGGGCATTATCGGCGATCGCCCTGGCGATAAACGGCGCTGGCCGTCGATTGGTCGGGCGGGCTTTTGCTACGAAGCGGAGATCCGCGACGATCACAATCGTCCCCTCCCGGCTGGTGAGCTCGGTGAAATCTGTATTAAAGGCGTACCAGGGAAAACCATCTTCAAAGAGTATTTTCTCAACCCGAAAGCCACTGCGAAAGTGCTGGAAGCCGATGGCTGGCTACATACCGGCGATACCGGATACCGCGACGAAGAGGGCTTTTTTTATTTCGTCGATCGCCGCTGCAATATGATCAAACGCGGTGGCGAGAATGTCTCCTGCGTGGAGCTCGAAAATATCATCGCCACCCATCCAAAAATTCAGGATATCGTGGTTGTGGGTATTAAAGATTCGATTCGCGATGAAGCCATCAAAGCATTTGTGGTGCTGAATGAAGGTGAAACATTGAGCGAAGAGGAATTCTTCTGCTTCTGTGAACAGAATATGGCGAAATTTAAAGTGCCCTCTTATCTGGAGATCAGAAAAGATCTGCCACGTAATTGCTCGGGGAAAATAATTAGAAAGAATCTGAAATAA
- the caiD gene encoding crotonobetainyl-CoA hydratase yields MSESLHLTRNGSILEITLDRPKANAIDAKTSFEMGEVFLNFRDDPQLRVAIITGAGEKFFSAGWDLKAAAEGEAPDADFGPGGFAGLTEIFNLDKPVIAAVNGYAFGGGFELALAADFIVCADNASFALPEAKLGIVPDSGGVLRLPKILPPAIVNEMVMTGRRMGAEEALRWGVVNRVVSQAELMDNARELAQQLVNSAPLAIAALKEIYRTTSEMPVEEAYRYIRSGVLKHYPSVLHSEDAIEGPLAFAEKRDPVWKGR; encoded by the coding sequence ATGAGTGAATCATTACATCTGACCCGCAATGGATCAATTCTGGAAATTACCCTTGATCGTCCAAAAGCGAATGCTATTGATGCAAAAACCAGCTTTGAAATGGGCGAAGTATTTCTAAATTTCCGTGACGATCCGCAATTACGTGTCGCCATTATTACCGGTGCCGGAGAGAAATTCTTTTCCGCGGGCTGGGATTTAAAAGCGGCAGCAGAAGGCGAAGCACCGGATGCTGACTTTGGCCCGGGAGGTTTTGCGGGATTAACCGAAATTTTCAATCTCGACAAACCGGTCATCGCCGCTGTGAACGGCTATGCCTTTGGCGGCGGCTTTGAACTGGCGCTGGCGGCAGATTTTATTGTTTGTGCCGATAACGCCAGCTTCGCCCTACCGGAAGCCAAACTGGGCATCGTTCCTGACAGCGGCGGCGTGCTGCGTCTGCCGAAGATCCTGCCGCCTGCCATCGTCAATGAAATGGTGATGACCGGCAGACGAATGGGCGCAGAAGAGGCGCTGCGTTGGGGGGTAGTCAACCGCGTGGTTAGCCAGGCGGAACTGATGGATAACGCCCGCGAACTGGCGCAGCAGCTGGTTAACAGCGCTCCGCTGGCGATTGCGGCGCTGAAAGAGATCTACCGCACCACCAGTGAAATGCCGGTAGAAGAAGCGTATCGCTATATTCGCAGCGGCGTGTTGAAACACTATCCATCGGTTCTGCATTCGGAGGATGCCATTGAAGGGCCGCTGGCGTTTGCCGAGAAGCGCGATCCAGTGTGGAAAGGACGTTAA
- the caiE gene encoding carnitine operon protein CaiE encodes MSYYAFEGLIPVVHPTAFVHPSAVLIGDVIVGAGVYIGPLASLRGDYGRLIVQAGANIQDGCIMHGYCDTDTIVGENGHIGHGAILHGCVIGRDALVGMNSVIMDGAVIGEESIVAAMSFVKAGFRGEKRQLLMGTPARAVRSVSDDELHWKRLNTKEYQDLVGRCHAALHETQPLRQMEENRPRLQGTTDVTPKR; translated from the coding sequence GTGAGCTATTACGCCTTTGAGGGGTTAATTCCGGTTGTTCACCCGACGGCGTTTGTCCATCCCAGTGCAGTATTGATTGGCGATGTGATTGTGGGAGCCGGTGTCTACATCGGCCCACTCGCCTCACTGCGTGGTGACTACGGGCGGTTGATCGTGCAAGCGGGAGCCAATATTCAGGATGGCTGCATTATGCATGGCTACTGCGACACTGACACCATCGTTGGGGAAAACGGTCATATCGGGCACGGAGCGATCCTGCATGGTTGTGTGATTGGTCGCGATGCACTGGTCGGGATGAACAGCGTGATTATGGATGGCGCGGTCATTGGCGAAGAGAGCATTGTTGCCGCTATGAGCTTTGTCAAAGCGGGCTTTCGCGGCGAGAAACGCCAGTTGTTGATGGGTACGCCAGCCCGCGCTGTACGCAGCGTGAGTGACGACGAGTTACACTGGAAACGGTTGAATACCAAAGAGTATCAGGATCTTGTCGGGCGCTGTCATGCAGCGTTACATGAAACGCAGCCACTGAGGCAAATGGAGGAAAATCGCCCCCGTTTGCAGGGGACGACGGATGTGACGCCGAAACGGTAA
- the caiF gene encoding carnitine metabolism transcriptional regulator CaiF, which translates to MCEGCVEKPLYLLIAEWMMAENRWVIAREISIHFDIEHSKAVNTLTYILSEVTEISCEVKMIPNKLEGRGCQCQRLVKVVDIDEQIYARLRNNSRDKLVGVRKTPRIPAVPLTELNREQKWQMMLSKSMRR; encoded by the coding sequence ATGTGTGAAGGATGTGTTGAAAAACCACTCTATTTGTTAATCGCCGAATGGATGATGGCTGAAAACCGGTGGGTGATAGCAAGAGAGATCTCTATTCATTTCGATATTGAACACAGCAAGGCGGTTAATACCCTGACTTATATTCTGTCGGAAGTCACAGAAATAAGCTGCGAAGTTAAGATGATCCCTAATAAGCTGGAAGGGCGGGGATGCCAGTGCCAGCGACTGGTAAAAGTGGTTGATATCGATGAGCAAATTTACGCGCGCCTGCGCAATAACAGCCGGGATAAATTAGTCGGCGTAAGAAAGACGCCGCGTATTCCTGCCGTTCCGCTCACGGAACTTAACCGCGAGCAGAAGTGGCAGATGATGTTGTCAAAGAGTATGCGTCGTTAA
- the tnpA gene encoding IS200/IS605-like element IS200C family transposase, with product MGNEKSLAHTRWNCKYHIVFAPKYRRQVFYREKRRAIGCILRKLCEWKSVRILEAECCADHIHMLVEIPPKMSVSGFMGYLKGKSSLMPYEQFGDLKFKYRNREFWCRGYYVDTVGKNTAKIQDYIKHQLEEDKMGEQLSIPYPGSPFTGRK from the coding sequence ATGGGGAACGAAAAGAGCTTAGCGCACACCCGATGGAACTGTAAATATCACATAGTATTTGCGCCAAAATACCGAAGACAGGTGTTCTACAGAGAGAAGCGTAGAGCAATAGGCTGTATTTTGAGAAAGCTGTGTGAGTGGAAAAGTGTACGGATTCTGGAAGCTGAATGCTGTGCAGATCATATCCATATGCTTGTGGAGATCCCGCCCAAAATGAGCGTATCAGGCTTTATGGGATATCTGAAAGGGAAAAGCAGTCTGATGCCTTACGAGCAGTTTGGTGATTTGAAATTCAAATACAGGAACAGGGAGTTCTGGTGCAGAGGGTATTACGTCGATACGGTGGGTAAGAACACGGCGAAGATACAGGATTACATAAAGCACCAGCTTGAAGAGGATAAAATGGGAGAGCAGTTATCGATTCCCTATCCGGGCAGCCCGTTTACGGGCCGTAAGTAA